Proteins from a single region of Mucilaginibacter daejeonensis:
- a CDS encoding DNA topoisomerase IV subunit B has translation MAEVNYSEDSIRSLDWKEHIRLRPGMYIGKLGDGSAYDDGIYVLLKEIVDNSIDEFVMGAGRSIDISMNDHRVTVRDYGRGIPLGKVIDCVSKINTGGKYDSKAFQKSVGLNGVGTKAVNALSTSFTVQSYRDGRTKIAEFAKGEIVRDEAEKETTQRNGTSINFYPDDTIFRNYRFIPEFVQNMIWNYVFLNAGLTINFNGEKFFSQNGLKDLLERKTDAENIRYPIIHLKGEDIEISMTHGQQYGEEYYSFVNGQHTTQGGTHQASFREAVVKTIREFYKKEFDASDIRASIVAAIAIKVQEPVFESQTKTKLGSQNVGPDGPTVRTFINDFLKTELDNYLHKNPATADALLKRILQSERERKDIAGIKKLANERAKKASLHNRKLRDCKVHFDDNHERKQETTLFITEGDSASGSITKSRDVATQAVFSLKGKPLNCFGLTKKVVYENEEFNLLQHALNIEDGIDGLRYNNIVIATDADVDGMHIRLLIMTFFLQFFPDVVKAGHVSILQTPLFRVRNKKETIYCYSDEERRNAIAKLGNKPEITRFKGLGEISPDEFGLFIGKDMRLDPVILKDANIKGLLEYFMGKNTPTRQQHIVQNLRVEKDDETINPTLTEAEALVA, from the coding sequence ATGGCAGAAGTAAATTATAGTGAAGATAGTATCCGGTCGCTCGACTGGAAGGAACACATCCGCTTACGCCCGGGTATGTACATCGGTAAACTGGGCGATGGCTCAGCCTATGACGATGGTATATACGTGTTGCTGAAAGAGATCGTGGATAACTCGATCGATGAGTTCGTGATGGGAGCGGGGCGCAGTATCGATATCAGCATGAACGATCACCGCGTTACCGTACGCGATTACGGCCGCGGCATACCGTTGGGCAAGGTGATCGATTGCGTGTCCAAGATCAACACCGGTGGTAAGTACGATAGTAAGGCCTTTCAAAAATCGGTAGGTTTGAATGGTGTGGGTACCAAGGCGGTGAATGCTTTGTCTACCTCGTTCACCGTACAATCATACCGTGATGGCCGTACTAAGATCGCCGAATTTGCTAAAGGCGAGATCGTGCGCGATGAGGCCGAAAAAGAGACCACTCAGCGTAACGGTACCTCGATCAACTTTTACCCCGACGATACCATTTTCCGCAACTACCGGTTCATACCCGAATTTGTGCAGAACATGATCTGGAACTACGTGTTCCTGAACGCCGGCCTGACGATCAACTTCAACGGCGAAAAGTTCTTCTCACAAAATGGTTTGAAGGACCTGCTCGAGCGTAAGACCGATGCTGAGAATATTCGTTACCCGATCATTCACCTCAAGGGTGAAGATATCGAGATATCCATGACCCACGGCCAGCAATATGGTGAAGAGTATTATTCCTTTGTGAACGGTCAGCACACCACACAGGGAGGTACGCACCAGGCTTCCTTCCGTGAGGCTGTGGTCAAGACCATCCGTGAATTCTACAAAAAGGAGTTCGATGCTTCGGATATCCGGGCTTCTATTGTGGCCGCCATCGCCATCAAGGTGCAGGAGCCGGTGTTCGAATCGCAAACCAAGACCAAACTGGGTTCACAGAACGTAGGTCCTGATGGGCCTACCGTGCGTACCTTCATCAACGATTTTTTAAAGACCGAACTGGATAACTACCTGCATAAGAATCCGGCCACCGCCGATGCTTTGCTGAAACGTATCCTGCAATCGGAACGGGAGCGTAAGGACATTGCGGGTATCAAGAAACTGGCTAACGAGCGCGCCAAAAAGGCATCGTTACACAATCGCAAATTGCGCGATTGCAAGGTGCATTTTGACGATAATCACGAGCGCAAGCAAGAGACCACGCTATTTATCACCGAAGGTGACTCGGCCAGTGGCTCGATCACCAAATCGCGCGATGTGGCCACCCAGGCGGTATTCAGCTTAAAAGGTAAGCCCCTCAACTGCTTTGGCCTGACCAAAAAGGTAGTTTACGAGAACGAAGAGTTCAACCTGCTACAACACGCCCTTAACATTGAGGACGGTATCGACGGTTTGCGTTACAACAACATCGTTATCGCTACCGATGCCGATGTGGACGGTATGCACATCCGCCTGCTGATCATGACCTTCTTTTTGCAGTTCTTCCCCGATGTGGTAAAGGCTGGTCACGTATCCATTTTACAAACCCCATTATTTAGGGTGCGTAATAAAAAGGAGACCATTTATTGCTACAGTGATGAAGAACGCCGTAATGCCATTGCCAAATTAGGCAACAAGCCCGAGATCACCCGATTTAAAGGCTTGGGTGAGATATCGCCCGATGAGTTCGGACTATTCATCGGCAAGGACATGCGCCTGGATCCAGTGATCCTGAAAGATGCCAACATCAAAGGCTTGTTAGAGTATTTTATGGGCAAGAACACCCCGACCCGCCAGCAGCATATCGTACAGAACCTGCGCGTGGAAAAGGACGACGAGACCATCAACCCAACACTCACCGAAGCGGAAGCACTGGTGGCGTAA
- a CDS encoding MAC/perforin domain-containing protein produces the protein MKKTLLLLSGFLAFAMSCKKQEIVEDRSATIQKSTKKASSAGDGDLDVLGYGYDILGEYGNSSAATFKVIDVGRLRADYPSRIDLDQSKVQTNLFVTGEDAVSFAKGLSLRTKTTISTSVLPLFKATITANYTDSSRFSSKYVYGNYSRIIKQKRLKINSSISLLKSYLTPEFLSDLQNYSPEYIVSHYGTHVLLDVTLGAKFDVVYRSETTEQDRKTAANVGLDLGVSTVFNLNSGYNSNTTSNQNNFSQTLRYKTVGGNPALSLIGQVTLGSNTAPTLNTDAWQNSSTPQNAELIDIGENGLVLLSDLVDDPAKKSALESYIIQYLQANQIFLTEIVATIQSSNFYNVFLRMDGRYYSPNSSGSGTVNCQYSAGPYEQMVFRKQNDGTYTISSNYFPNLYLRMDGTNVPHNNNSGGGTVNLQNPAGNYERFNINKQSDGTFTISSAYFGSTHLRMDARGVNQYNDNGGGVINCQGLSPGPWEKFIITPALF, from the coding sequence ATGAAAAAAACTCTACTACTATTGAGTGGTTTCTTAGCGTTTGCTATGTCCTGTAAAAAGCAGGAGATCGTTGAAGACAGATCTGCCACTATTCAAAAATCTACAAAAAAAGCAAGTTCAGCCGGTGACGGCGACCTTGACGTTCTGGGCTATGGTTACGACATACTTGGTGAGTATGGCAATTCGAGCGCCGCAACTTTTAAAGTTATAGATGTAGGACGTTTGAGAGCTGATTATCCAAGTCGAATCGACTTAGACCAGTCAAAGGTTCAAACCAATCTTTTTGTGACCGGCGAAGATGCTGTGAGCTTTGCTAAAGGCTTGTCATTAAGAACGAAAACTACAATAAGCACAAGCGTTTTGCCACTATTCAAAGCGACTATCACTGCAAATTATACAGATTCTTCAAGATTTTCTTCCAAATACGTTTATGGTAATTATAGCAGGATCATTAAGCAAAAGCGACTTAAGATAAATTCATCTATCTCGTTGCTAAAAAGCTACCTAACACCAGAATTTCTATCAGACCTACAAAATTACAGTCCTGAATATATCGTAAGTCACTATGGAACCCACGTATTATTAGACGTGACACTTGGCGCAAAGTTTGACGTAGTATACCGTTCAGAAACAACGGAGCAGGACCGTAAAACCGCAGCTAACGTGGGCTTAGACCTTGGAGTGTCAACAGTATTTAATCTTAACTCAGGTTATAATAGCAACACTACCAGTAACCAAAATAACTTCTCTCAAACCCTACGTTACAAAACAGTTGGCGGAAATCCGGCCTTGAGCCTTATCGGGCAGGTCACACTTGGCTCCAACACTGCACCTACGTTAAATACTGATGCATGGCAAAACAGCTCGACACCTCAAAACGCTGAGCTGATCGATATTGGAGAGAATGGCTTGGTACTGTTGTCTGATCTGGTGGATGATCCAGCAAAGAAGTCGGCTTTGGAAAGCTATATCATCCAGTATCTACAAGCTAACCAGATCTTTTTGACAGAGATCGTGGCGACCATACAATCAAGTAATTTTTATAATGTATTCTTGAGGATGGATGGCCGCTACTATTCTCCTAACTCAAGCGGATCAGGTACCGTAAATTGCCAGTATTCTGCCGGCCCTTATGAGCAAATGGTGTTCAGAAAGCAAAATGATGGAACTTACACTATATCATCTAATTATTTTCCTAATCTTTACCTACGCATGGATGGAACCAATGTTCCACACAATAACAACTCGGGCGGAGGAACAGTTAATTTGCAGAACCCGGCGGGTAATTATGAGCGCTTCAACATCAATAAGCAAAGTGATGGTACTTTCACCATCAGTTCAGCATATTTTGGCAGCACGCATTTACGCATGGACGCTCGTGGCGTGAACCAGTATAACGACAATGGAGGTGGAGTGATCAATTGCCAAGGACTGTCTCCAGGCCCTTGGGAAAAATTCATTATCACACCTGCTCTGTTCTGA